In Mixta intestinalis, the following are encoded in one genomic region:
- a CDS encoding NAD-dependent epimerase, whose protein sequence is MNYLVTGAAGFIGFHVTQRLLSAGHQVVGIDNLNDYYDVNLKHARLNEITSADFTFIEADLADRDAMASLFAQHRFQRVIHLGAQAGVRYSIENPHAYADANLIGHLNILEGCRHHKIEHLLYASSSSVYGLNRKMPFSTDDSVDHPVSLYAATKKANELMSHTYSHLYGIPTTGLRFFTVYGPWGRPDMALFKFTRAIIAGENIDVYNNGEMRRDFTYIDDITESIYRLQAVIPQSDASWTVEKGSPATSSAPYRVYNIGNSQPVTLMAYIDALEKALGIKARKNMLPMQPGDVLETSADTQALFEAISFKPQTSVEEGIQRFVDWYRAFYRV, encoded by the coding sequence ATGAACTATCTGGTTACCGGCGCGGCAGGCTTTATTGGTTTTCACGTGACCCAACGCCTGTTGTCAGCCGGTCACCAGGTTGTCGGTATCGACAACCTGAATGATTATTATGACGTTAATCTCAAACACGCCCGCCTTAATGAAATTACTTCCGCTGATTTTACCTTTATTGAAGCTGACTTAGCCGATCGTGATGCGATGGCTTCTCTGTTTGCGCAGCATCGTTTTCAGCGAGTCATTCATCTCGGTGCCCAGGCTGGGGTTCGTTACTCTATTGAGAACCCACACGCTTATGCGGACGCTAATCTGATTGGTCATCTCAATATACTTGAAGGCTGTCGGCATCATAAAATCGAGCATCTGTTATACGCTTCCTCCAGCTCCGTTTATGGACTGAATCGGAAAATGCCTTTTTCTACCGATGACAGTGTTGATCATCCGGTATCGCTTTATGCAGCGACAAAAAAAGCAAACGAGTTAATGTCCCATACTTATTCTCACCTGTATGGTATTCCCACGACCGGATTGCGGTTTTTTACCGTGTATGGTCCATGGGGAAGGCCTGATATGGCGTTGTTTAAATTTACACGCGCTATTATTGCTGGTGAAAATATTGACGTTTATAACAATGGCGAAATGCGTCGGGATTTCACCTATATTGATGACATTACTGAATCTATCTATCGTTTGCAGGCGGTTATTCCTCAAAGCGATGCCAGCTGGACGGTTGAAAAGGGTTCTCCGGCTACCAGTTCGGCACCTTACCGGGTCTATAATATTGGAAACAGCCAGCCTGTCACGCTGATGGCTTATATAGATGCGCTGGAAAAAGCGCTGGGTATTAAAGCGCGTAAAAACATGCTGCCGATGCAGCCCGGCGACGTGCTGGAAACCAGCGCCGATACGCAGGCCTTGTTTGAGGCGATCAGCTTTAAACCACAAACCAGCGTGGAAGAGGGCATTCAGCGCTTTGTAGACTGGTACAGGGCGTTTTACCGGGTGTGA